A genomic window from Thermogemmatispora onikobensis includes:
- a CDS encoding restriction endonuclease yields the protein MNEVEPEHIADILAESFDFYSPPRSLREVLVEVTAQQGPLLSPLAVVEQVEEHYEDYLSCLLNKQQVLRAKGLFAPYDIVADGDEIAGFSYPRAKDSTYMQSVRKVAPQIPAILEAVRSLSPLEFEQLCVRILGLLNARGMKMTKYSRDEGIDFLGWLDIHENFLLGEQPVPFRVGFSMLVLGQAKKYAPDHPVGVKEIRELVGAAAAFHHDQLAPWQSRLQLDSFKLMIPILPLLMSTGTFSKEARKLAHNCGVLTRHGAEIALFLGLEGIGVKDVPDLHPPRVRFDKEAFLQWLRERGLSSS from the coding sequence ATGAATGAGGTTGAGCCTGAGCACATCGCTGACATACTCGCAGAGAGCTTTGATTTCTATAGCCCACCTCGCTCGCTGCGGGAGGTCCTGGTGGAGGTAACCGCCCAGCAGGGGCCTCTGCTCTCCCCACTGGCCGTGGTTGAGCAGGTAGAGGAGCACTATGAAGACTATCTCTCTTGCCTGCTCAATAAGCAGCAGGTCCTTCGCGCCAAAGGATTGTTTGCTCCCTATGATATCGTTGCTGATGGGGACGAGATAGCCGGTTTCTCTTATCCACGAGCCAAAGATTCGACCTATATGCAAAGTGTCAGGAAGGTAGCTCCTCAGATCCCTGCTATTCTAGAGGCAGTGAGAAGCCTTTCTCCCTTGGAGTTCGAACAGCTTTGTGTACGCATTCTAGGCCTGCTCAACGCCAGGGGTATGAAAATGACAAAATACTCTAGGGATGAGGGTATCGATTTTCTTGGCTGGCTGGATATCCATGAAAACTTTCTGCTCGGGGAGCAGCCTGTGCCTTTCCGTGTTGGTTTCAGTATGCTAGTGTTAGGCCAGGCCAAGAAATATGCGCCTGATCACCCTGTCGGTGTCAAAGAGATCAGAGAGTTGGTAGGGGCTGCCGCTGCCTTCCATCATGATCAGCTTGCACCTTGGCAATCGCGCTTGCAGCTAGACTCTTTCAAGCTCATGATTCCTATCCTTCCTTTACTCATGAGCACTGGAACCTTCTCTAAAGAGGCGCGTAAGCTAGCCCATAACTGTGGAGTGCTCACGCGCCACGGAGCGGAGATCGCCCTTTTTTTGGGATTGGAGGGGATAGGAGTGAAGGATGTGCCTGACCTCCATCCCCCGCGAGTCCGCTTTGACAAAGAAGCCTTTTTACAGTGGCTGAGGGAGAGAGGACTCTCCTCCTCCTAA
- a CDS encoding cysteine desulfurase family protein encodes MRPIYMDHHATTPVDQRVLEAMLPYFTEEFGNASSIDHEYGSRADEAVQQARSQVARLIRAKPEEIIFTSGATESNNLAILGVAEALADKGRHIITAATEHPAILDPCLYLERHGWQITRLPVDRFGLVDLDALQRAIRPDTVLISIMTANNEIGTIAPIKAIGEIAREHGVLFHTDATQAAGYLPLDVQELHVDLLSLSGHKMYGPKGIGALYVRRFKRSLRLEAQIRGGGHERGLRSGTLNVPGIVGLGKAAEIASREMRQESERLRRLRDRLWEGLRARVPGIEINGHPTQRLPHNLNIYLPGVNNRALLVALKHELAFATGSACATTKVEPSHVILALGYPEERAKSSIRLGLGRSNTEQEIDRAVDSLAGAVEELTHKLRI; translated from the coding sequence ATGCGACCGATCTATATGGATCATCACGCTACCACCCCGGTTGATCAGCGGGTGCTCGAGGCGATGCTGCCCTACTTCACTGAGGAGTTTGGTAACGCTTCTAGCATTGATCATGAATACGGTAGCCGGGCTGACGAGGCTGTCCAGCAGGCGCGCAGTCAGGTAGCGCGCCTTATCCGAGCCAAGCCAGAGGAAATTATCTTTACCAGCGGAGCTACTGAATCCAATAATCTGGCTATCCTCGGTGTTGCTGAGGCGCTCGCCGACAAGGGGCGCCACATTATTACCGCTGCCACGGAACACCCAGCCATTCTCGATCCCTGCCTCTACCTGGAGCGTCATGGCTGGCAGATCACTCGCTTGCCCGTTGATCGTTTCGGCCTAGTCGACCTCGATGCGCTGCAGAGGGCTATTCGACCAGACACGGTGCTGATCAGCATTATGACTGCCAATAATGAAATTGGGACGATTGCCCCCATTAAGGCGATCGGTGAGATCGCCCGAGAGCATGGGGTACTCTTCCACACAGATGCCACCCAGGCAGCTGGCTATCTACCCCTCGATGTCCAGGAGCTGCATGTAGACCTCCTGTCACTCTCGGGACATAAGATGTATGGTCCCAAGGGGATCGGGGCGCTCTATGTACGCCGGTTCAAGCGTTCTTTGCGCCTGGAAGCGCAGATACGCGGTGGTGGACACGAGCGAGGGCTACGTTCAGGTACGCTGAATGTTCCTGGGATCGTGGGCCTCGGCAAGGCCGCAGAGATTGCCTCACGAGAAATGCGCCAAGAAAGCGAGCGCCTGCGACGCCTGCGTGACCGGCTTTGGGAAGGGCTGCGTGCAAGAGTCCCAGGAATTGAGATCAACGGCCATCCCACTCAAAGGCTTCCCCATAACCTGAATATCTACCTTCCTGGGGTCAATAACCGAGCATTGCTGGTGGCCCTCAAGCATGAGTTGGCCTTTGCGACGGGCTCCGCCTGCGCTACAACTAAAGTCGAGCCTTCCCACGTGATCCTCGCTCTCGGTTACCCAGAGGAAAGGGCGAAGAGTTCTATTCGGCTTGGCCTGGGAAGAAGCAATACCGAGCAAGAGATAGATAGGGCTGTCGACAGCCTTGCAGGAGCAGTCGAGGAGCTAACCCATAAACTGAGGATCTGA
- a CDS encoding DndE family protein, whose protein sequence is MPLNRIYVGEEVDLRLRNLKARTGLTPNLLCRLGYCLSLADPTPPDPHLYEDGQVREFNRYTLTGPWDLFFFALLRERLAREGLDPDKDLEAQFKAHLCRGVIMLYQRLKSLEDLGDLVTEAQRRLKAAHPDLAEELESLA, encoded by the coding sequence ATGCCTTTGAATCGCATCTATGTCGGCGAGGAGGTTGACTTACGCCTGCGCAATCTTAAGGCACGTACTGGTCTGACTCCTAACCTCCTCTGTCGTCTGGGATACTGCCTTTCTCTGGCTGATCCCACTCCCCCCGATCCCCATCTTTATGAGGATGGTCAGGTCCGCGAGTTCAACCGATACACTCTGACAGGTCCGTGGGATCTCTTTTTCTTCGCCCTCTTACGCGAGCGACTTGCCCGGGAAGGACTTGATCCAGACAAGGACTTGGAGGCTCAGTTTAAAGCCCATCTCTGCCGGGGAGTGATCATGCTCTACCAGCGCCTGAAGAGCCTGGAGGACCTGGGTGATCTCGTGACCGAGGCGCAGCGCCGCTTGAAAGCCGCTCATCCCGATTTAGCGGAGGAGCTGGAAAGCCTGGCTTAA